A DNA window from Paenibacillus andongensis contains the following coding sequences:
- a CDS encoding PspA/IM30 family protein — protein sequence MSLLRRMRDITVATLNEHLERSEDPVRLIDQYLAAQREQLQQSERLYQQCVSHAASLRQQYLTALETKEKREHQALLALKAGEEHMARIVLQEKLQAEEKSEQYHELYDQAKQSILDLDEELQQLKADYKEVADKRSYYLARMESARLQQRLHARSSVAQDATPRMFGRLEERVSDMELHARTLRDVRRMGRESYYSGGNSAVDAEMEALRNRLQQEGAK from the coding sequence ATGAGCCTACTTAGGCGAATGAGAGACATTACCGTAGCGACACTGAATGAACATCTGGAGCGATCGGAAGATCCGGTCCGCTTGATTGACCAGTACTTAGCAGCGCAGCGTGAGCAGCTTCAACAGTCCGAGAGACTGTATCAACAATGCGTAAGCCACGCAGCTTCACTCCGGCAGCAATATCTGACGGCGCTGGAAACCAAAGAGAAGCGCGAGCATCAAGCGTTGCTTGCTCTGAAGGCCGGCGAAGAACATATGGCAAGGATCGTGCTTCAAGAGAAGCTGCAAGCCGAAGAGAAAAGCGAGCAGTATCATGAGTTGTACGATCAAGCGAAGCAGTCCATCCTTGATTTGGATGAAGAGCTGCAGCAGCTCAAAGCTGATTACAAAGAAGTGGCAGACAAACGCAGCTACTACTTAGCGCGAATGGAGTCCGCAAGGTTGCAGCAAAGATTGCATGCTCGCAGCAGTGTGGCGCAGGATGCGACACCACGGATGTTCGGTCGCTTGGAAGAGCGCGTTTCCGATATGGAGCTCCATGCAAGAACGCTTCGCGATGTAAGACGAATGGGGCGCGAAAGTTACTATAGCGGGGGCAACTCGGCCGTAGATGCTGAAATGGAAGCTCTGAGAAACAGACTGCAGCAGGAGGGAGCCAAGTAA
- a CDS encoding PspC domain-containing protein: MSKLYRSRRDKKVTGLCGGLAEAMNVDATLLRLLVVITTIFTGGTVIFIYFVAALVIPKEPGYDQPPFDPYAGSYGRQGYNGGAWNAHKPPHPNHAPQHTGYNTPYDAGKVNNIDEMMKDIEKKALQREVEELRAKVARFEQQPIDIKKGDV, translated from the coding sequence ATGAGCAAACTTTATCGCTCACGAAGAGATAAGAAGGTTACTGGTCTATGCGGCGGACTCGCCGAGGCCATGAATGTAGATGCAACGCTATTACGTTTGTTAGTGGTGATTACCACAATTTTCACCGGAGGAACGGTCATTTTCATCTACTTTGTAGCTGCACTTGTTATTCCGAAGGAACCTGGGTACGATCAGCCTCCATTTGATCCTTATGCTGGCTCATATGGCCGTCAAGGCTATAATGGCGGTGCTTGGAACGCTCACAAGCCCCCCCACCCTAACCATGCGCCACAACATACAGGGTACAATACTCCGTACGACGCAGGGAAAGTAAACAACATCGACGAGATGATGAAAGACATTGAAAAGAAAGCTCTGCAAAGAGAAGTAGAAGAACTGAGAGCCAAAGTCGCTCGCTTCGAACAACAACCAATTGATATTAAAAAAGGAGACGTGTAA